Proteins encoded in a region of the Prochlorothrix hollandica PCC 9006 = CALU 1027 genome:
- a CDS encoding glutaredoxin family protein — translation MDLILYSKPGCHLCEGLEEKLRSLTDPPLTLEVRDIRTNDAWLLAYELEIPVLCRVTASGQEQPLPRLSPRSGADQIAQMLQKYNKAP, via the coding sequence ATGGACTTAATTCTCTACAGCAAACCGGGCTGTCATCTCTGTGAGGGATTGGAAGAAAAGCTGCGATCGCTGACGGATCCCCCGTTAACCCTGGAGGTGCGGGACATTCGCACTAATGATGCGTGGTTGCTGGCCTATGAGCTGGAAATTCCTGTTCTCTGTCGGGTCACTGCCTCCGGCCAAGAACAACCCTTGCCCCGCCTTTCCCCCCGCAGCGGTGCTGATCAAATTGCTCAAATGTTACAGAAATATAACAAAGCTCCGTAG